A DNA window from Niabella yanshanensis contains the following coding sequences:
- a CDS encoding sugar phosphate isomerase/epimerase family protein gives MNNKYAIILGNLGNTRDRFCQGYKNNPSSEEMLKMALEKMPHIQGIELVGSWDIRPDNVGDMKKRLDDAGVACASIIPDTFGNPVYGKGSITSIDAGVRQQALDYLRQMSEVALAMNCDIINLWLGQDGYDYLLATDYNQERDWLTECTRAVATEFPTLRFALEYKPKEPRNFSYHARMADTILAAKETGCSNVGVTIDTGHSFYAGENVSEAVVLAKRAGDLLYHMHFNDNHGSWDDDMIVSSVHFTTYVELMFWLRKTGYQGWISMDQYPYREDAIDAISESILWVKKYEQIVDTYYDEIEALIRENDAVKTSRFLRKLFA, from the coding sequence ATGAATAATAAGTACGCAATTATTTTAGGTAATCTTGGAAACACCAGGGATCGTTTTTGCCAGGGATATAAAAATAATCCAAGCTCGGAAGAAATGCTGAAGATGGCGCTGGAAAAAATGCCGCATATCCAGGGTATAGAATTGGTAGGTAGCTGGGATATCCGCCCGGATAATGTAGGAGATATGAAGAAGCGGTTGGATGATGCCGGGGTAGCCTGCGCCAGTATCATTCCTGATACTTTTGGGAATCCTGTTTATGGAAAAGGAAGTATTACCAGCATTGATGCCGGGGTTCGGCAACAGGCTCTTGATTATTTGCGGCAAATGAGCGAAGTAGCGTTAGCGATGAACTGTGATATTATAAATCTCTGGCTGGGGCAGGATGGGTATGATTATTTGCTGGCAACCGATTATAACCAGGAACGGGATTGGCTGACAGAGTGTACCAGGGCTGTAGCTACAGAGTTTCCTACGCTTCGGTTCGCTTTAGAGTATAAGCCCAAAGAACCCCGCAATTTTTCTTATCATGCAAGAATGGCTGATACTATTTTAGCAGCGAAGGAAACCGGGTGTTCCAACGTAGGTGTTACCATTGATACCGGGCATAGCTTTTATGCGGGGGAGAATGTTTCTGAAGCCGTGGTACTTGCCAAACGTGCCGGTGACCTTTTATACCACATGCACTTTAACGATAATCACGGTAGCTGGGATGATGATATGATCGTAAGTAGTGTGCATTTCACCACTTATGTTGAACTGATGTTCTGGTTAAGGAAAACCGGCTACCAGGGCTGGATCTCGATGGATCAGTATCCCTACAGAGAAGATGCTATTGACGCCATTTCAGAAAGCATTTTGTGGGTAAAGAAATATGAACAGATCGTAGATACTTATTACGACGAAATCGAAGCCCTGATCCGGGAAAATGATGCAGTAAAAACCTCCCGGTTCCTGCGCAAATTGTTTGCCTAG
- a CDS encoding glycoside hydrolase family 38 N-terminal domain-containing protein, whose translation MKRVILIQLILFLVAISGFSQDITDIAYTVKPVYGYRKDGKPGRELLIEFKGARLKKSAVVRVSGPDVNERTILAASVAGDSARTVLLPSGLGVDKAADISVALQYGSTLIEKKVHVPRMRHWTVFIYPHSHVDIGYTNTQKNVEILHSKNVIEGIKLAKLTKDFPGGAKYKWNPEVSWPVERLWNAQPQERTNIINAVKNNQLRLDAAYLHANTSIATDEELFHNFRFSRYLQQQTGKKSDVFMQVDIPGITWGLVPVMAQEGIRYVVSWINGGDRVGNAHRFGINGYPFWWIGPDGQSKVLFFQPGGYTNRHSVAKGGQTGRPWFGQRDASKVPAVIKTGYSNVDFTAELTNLEQERYPYDFLARSWTLWDNTPLDADVPYAVKDWNAKYAYPRIVITGASEMMQHIEKKYGDQLPEVKGDYTEYWTDGLGTAAHLTAMNRNSKELLTQAEKLWTMLNSQRSIPRDELDEAWRYIALGSEHTWSFENPSEPFFQDAIFGVKSGYFNTAKERAREIYDAALAPITDKSNGGLGPLEGPAAGGVAVINTNSWAHGGLVTLNKAESILGDRVIDEQGVEVPAQRLSTGELVFWANEVPALGSRHYRVTKGKPDVKQGCSVENYSMQNGKLKVAVDAGSGNIVQLIDLETGYNYADEKVNGGLNAFRWLPGNVDAPVADSVTQIRVVEKGPLVVELEVMSKGKGVRSVSRSVRLVWGQPWLDLSNKVDKLPLLEKDGIHFGFGFNIAGGRTRVDIPWGVVEVEKDQWPQANRNWFTLQRWLDISNDQVGVTWCSLDAPLFEYGKMSANNARGWGNGGHWIEKVEPSSTIYSWVMNNHWHTNFPLTQDGETAFRYRIRPHGAFNASVANRFGMEQSQPLVHVAANIDPKVRPFVQLDNNKVVVSILKATGDGKAFIIRLRSLSQKEEKVQLSFPKQPGIVQVCDVEEKPSRPVTGAIKMLPWGMTTIRVEL comes from the coding sequence ATGAAGCGGGTTATTCTAATACAGTTAATACTCTTCCTGGTTGCAATCAGCGGCTTCTCACAGGATATTACTGATATAGCTTATACGGTTAAGCCGGTATATGGCTATCGTAAGGATGGAAAACCCGGGAGAGAATTATTGATTGAATTTAAAGGCGCCAGATTAAAAAAGAGTGCGGTGGTAAGGGTGAGTGGCCCTGACGTGAACGAAAGAACGATACTTGCGGCGTCGGTGGCCGGAGACAGTGCAAGGACGGTTCTTTTACCATCCGGCCTGGGAGTAGACAAGGCAGCAGATATATCGGTAGCGTTGCAGTATGGGAGCACTCTTATAGAAAAGAAAGTACATGTTCCCCGCATGCGGCATTGGACGGTCTTTATATATCCCCATTCTCACGTGGATATCGGCTATACCAATACTCAAAAAAATGTTGAAATACTGCATAGTAAAAATGTTATCGAAGGAATTAAACTCGCAAAATTAACAAAGGATTTTCCGGGTGGCGCAAAATACAAGTGGAATCCGGAAGTGAGCTGGCCGGTAGAACGGTTATGGAATGCACAACCACAGGAAAGAACGAATATTATAAATGCTGTAAAAAATAATCAGCTTCGTTTAGATGCCGCTTATTTGCACGCGAATACAAGTATTGCAACTGATGAGGAGTTGTTTCATAATTTTCGGTTTAGTCGATATCTGCAGCAGCAAACGGGTAAAAAGTCAGATGTTTTTATGCAGGTCGATATTCCGGGTATTACCTGGGGTTTGGTTCCTGTAATGGCCCAGGAAGGCATCAGGTATGTGGTATCCTGGATCAATGGAGGCGACAGGGTAGGGAATGCACACCGGTTTGGCATTAATGGATATCCCTTCTGGTGGATAGGTCCCGATGGACAATCAAAAGTATTGTTTTTTCAACCGGGAGGTTACACCAACAGGCATAGTGTTGCCAAAGGAGGCCAAACAGGCCGTCCCTGGTTTGGCCAGCGAGATGCATCTAAAGTACCCGCAGTTATTAAAACAGGTTATTCTAATGTAGACTTTACAGCCGAGCTAACGAATTTAGAGCAGGAACGATATCCTTATGATTTTCTGGCCAGGTCCTGGACGCTTTGGGATAATACGCCGCTTGATGCAGACGTTCCCTATGCCGTAAAAGACTGGAATGCCAAGTATGCATATCCCAGAATAGTGATTACCGGCGCCAGTGAAATGATGCAACACATAGAGAAAAAATATGGAGACCAACTGCCCGAGGTAAAGGGTGATTATACCGAATACTGGACTGATGGTTTGGGTACGGCTGCCCACCTCACTGCTATGAACCGTAATTCAAAAGAATTGTTGACCCAGGCAGAAAAACTCTGGACGATGCTCAATAGCCAGCGGTCTATACCCCGTGATGAATTGGATGAGGCCTGGAGATATATCGCATTAGGATCTGAACATACCTGGAGTTTCGAAAATCCCTCTGAACCCTTTTTCCAGGATGCGATCTTTGGAGTGAAAAGCGGGTACTTTAATACGGCAAAAGAACGGGCACGCGAGATTTACGATGCTGCTCTGGCGCCCATTACAGACAAGTCGAACGGAGGATTGGGGCCACTGGAAGGTCCTGCTGCCGGTGGTGTTGCGGTAATCAATACCAATTCCTGGGCACATGGCGGCCTGGTGACTTTAAACAAAGCTGAAAGTATCTTGGGCGATAGGGTAATAGATGAGCAGGGCGTTGAAGTTCCTGCGCAACGTCTGTCTACAGGCGAATTAGTATTTTGGGCAAATGAAGTGCCTGCGCTGGGGTCACGCCATTACCGGGTTACAAAAGGTAAGCCTGATGTAAAGCAAGGCTGTTCCGTTGAAAATTACTCCATGCAAAATGGTAAGCTAAAGGTAGCGGTTGATGCTGGCAGCGGAAATATAGTGCAGCTGATAGACCTGGAAACGGGTTATAATTATGCCGATGAAAAGGTGAATGGTGGTTTGAACGCCTTTCGCTGGTTGCCCGGTAATGTTGATGCACCGGTGGCAGACAGCGTAACGCAGATCCGTGTAGTAGAAAAAGGACCGCTGGTGGTTGAGTTAGAGGTTATGTCTAAGGGGAAAGGAGTGCGATCTGTCAGCAGAAGCGTAAGGCTGGTTTGGGGACAACCCTGGCTTGACCTTAGTAATAAGGTGGATAAACTGCCGTTGTTAGAAAAAGATGGGATTCATTTTGGATTTGGATTTAATATAGCAGGCGGAAGAACAAGAGTTGATATTCCCTGGGGCGTGGTAGAGGTGGAGAAAGATCAGTGGCCTCAGGCCAATCGAAACTGGTTTACGTTACAACGTTGGCTGGATATCTCTAATGATCAGGTTGGGGTTACCTGGTGCTCCTTGGATGCGCCTTTGTTCGAGTATGGTAAAATGTCGGCCAACAATGCTCGGGGTTGGGGAAATGGAGGGCATTGGATTGAAAAGGTGGAACCTTCTTCAACGATTTATTCCTGGGTGATGAACAATCATTGGCATACTAATTTTCCATTAACCCAGGATGGTGAAACCGCTTTTCGTTACCGGATAAGGCCGCATGGCGCTTTCAATGCTTCAGTGGCTAACCGGTTTGGCATGGAGCAGTCGCAGCCGCTGGTTCATGTGGCAGCCAATATAGATCCAAAGGTCAGGCCGTTTGTGCAGCTCGATAATAACAAAGTAGTAGTATCTATACTAAAGGCAACAGGCGATGGGAAAGCTTTTATCATAAGGCTTCGGTCTTTGTCGCAAAAGGAAGAAAAAGTTCAACTAAGTTTTCCTAAACAACCCGGGATAGTTCAGGTATGTGATGTGGAAGAGAAACCTTCAAGACCGGTTACGGGAGCTATTAAAATGCTTCCCTGGGGTATGACCACCATTCGTGTTGAGCTGTAA
- a CDS encoding GntR family transcriptional regulator, protein MKKQRLLDLIQIDPYSSTSKYLQIVNSILKEIEKGNIQAGDSMPSINEASIMLDIARDTVERGYKQLRELGVIKAVPRRGYFIEHTEFKRQLRVFLLFNKLSAPKKAVYDALINELGDIASIDFYIYNNDFHLFKRLLSGNKDHYTHYVIIPHFIDGGERAYEVIDTIPKDKLVLLDKSLPEVKGQYSSVYIDYENDIYDAMTEALGSLARYHTIKLIFPDNSYFPKEIKKGFKHFCQDNAFNYKIIGSIENEPVKEGDVFINMLEDDLVTLIEKIKPTSLKIGEQVGIISYNETPAKRVILNGITTISSDFYEMGAMTAQTILSGSLQRQKVPFRLTLRPSL, encoded by the coding sequence ATGAAAAAGCAACGACTACTGGATCTGATCCAGATCGACCCTTACTCCAGTACATCCAAATATCTTCAGATTGTAAACTCTATTCTCAAAGAAATTGAGAAGGGTAACATACAGGCAGGGGATAGCATGCCCTCTATCAACGAAGCCAGCATTATGCTGGATATAGCACGGGATACGGTAGAACGAGGATATAAGCAACTAAGGGAATTGGGTGTAATTAAAGCAGTACCAAGGCGAGGTTACTTTATAGAACACACCGAATTCAAAAGACAGTTACGCGTATTTCTACTCTTCAATAAGCTTAGTGCACCCAAGAAAGCTGTATATGACGCATTGATCAATGAATTAGGAGACATTGCGAGTATTGACTTTTACATTTACAATAATGACTTCCATCTGTTCAAAAGATTATTATCGGGAAATAAAGACCACTATACCCATTATGTAATTATTCCCCATTTTATAGACGGTGGCGAAAGAGCCTATGAAGTAATTGATACCATTCCGAAAGACAAACTGGTATTACTTGATAAATCATTACCTGAAGTAAAAGGGCAGTATAGCTCTGTTTATATTGATTACGAAAATGATATTTACGATGCGATGACGGAAGCACTGGGAAGCCTCGCCCGCTATCATACTATTAAGCTTATCTTTCCTGATAACAGCTATTTTCCAAAAGAAATCAAGAAGGGATTCAAGCATTTTTGCCAGGACAATGCCTTTAACTACAAAATCATTGGCAGTATAGAAAATGAACCCGTTAAAGAAGGTGATGTATTCATAAATATGCTGGAAGACGACCTGGTAACATTGATCGAAAAAATAAAGCCGACCTCGCTCAAAATAGGAGAACAGGTAGGTATTATTTCGTACAATGAAACGCCGGCGAAAAGAGTCATTTTAAATGGTATCACTACCATATCATCAGATTTTTACGAAATGGGAGCGATGACCGCTCAAACTATTTTATCGGGCTCGTTGCAAAGGCAAAAAGTACCGTTCAGATTAACACTCAGGCCATCCCTGTAA
- a CDS encoding alpha/beta hydrolase: MIKLLQIEVDRFFFKRRSVLLLLALLTGYTCCCQPVIQEMPLFGGRPPGTKSLKVEEDKRYDPVVDSLVSQVTFPTLSIFKPVGVTHATPAVIVVPGGGYHVLLIEREGRKIAKALNEKGITAFVLKYRLPSADYFDNRQIAPLMDLQQAIYLVKKNAAKWGVNPEAVGLMGFSAGGHLALMAGTHYDTSFIASPPGAPIKPDFLILVNPVVSFWDSAAHIGSRDNLLGKNPNAQTLNFYSGEKNVRKDMPAVFLAHALNDQVVKVENTLNLFNALRARGVVSEMHIYAKGDHGFLNDTPPRDEWLNSCFYWMKSMGWLN, from the coding sequence ATGATTAAATTATTGCAAATAGAGGTGGACAGGTTCTTTTTCAAAAGAAGAAGTGTATTGTTGTTACTGGCGCTTCTGACAGGATATACATGTTGTTGTCAGCCGGTAATTCAGGAAATGCCATTATTCGGAGGCCGGCCTCCGGGCACAAAGAGCCTTAAGGTAGAAGAGGATAAAAGGTATGATCCCGTTGTAGATAGCCTGGTTAGTCAGGTAACGTTTCCCACACTTTCTATATTTAAGCCCGTGGGGGTAACTCACGCCACTCCCGCGGTTATTGTTGTTCCCGGCGGCGGATATCATGTATTGCTGATTGAGCGTGAAGGACGGAAAATAGCAAAAGCGCTTAATGAAAAGGGGATAACAGCCTTTGTACTTAAGTATCGGCTTCCATCGGCAGATTATTTCGACAACAGGCAAATTGCACCACTCATGGATCTTCAGCAGGCTATTTACCTCGTGAAAAAAAATGCTGCCAAATGGGGCGTGAACCCGGAAGCTGTTGGTTTAATGGGATTTTCTGCAGGCGGGCACCTGGCTTTGATGGCCGGCACCCATTATGACACCAGCTTTATCGCTTCTCCGCCTGGGGCTCCTATCAAACCCGATTTCCTGATATTGGTAAATCCTGTTGTAAGCTTTTGGGATAGTGCCGCGCACATCGGTTCGCGGGACAATCTTTTGGGGAAAAATCCAAACGCGCAAACCCTGAACTTTTATTCCGGGGAGAAAAATGTCAGGAAGGATATGCCTGCAGTTTTTTTAGCTCATGCATTAAATGATCAGGTAGTTAAAGTGGAAAATACACTGAATCTTTTTAATGCATTAAGAGCAAGGGGAGTCGTTTCGGAAATGCATATATATGCAAAAGGTGATCACGGATTCCTGAATGATACACCTCCGCGCGACGAATGGTTGAATAGTTGTTTTTACTGGATGAAAAGCATGGGATGGCTTAACTAA
- a CDS encoding class II aldolase/adducin family protein, whose protein sequence is MTSLLDTKTMHPRDQITVVMRRIYDRVLTTTSGGNLSIRDDDDNVWITPAGVDKGLLKPSDIVCVKKDGTIIGDHSPSSEYPFHLAIYNRRPDIKAVVHAHPPGIVAFSIARQVPDTRVLPQVRSFCGEIGYAPYAMPGTEALGHSIASQFNEGVHIVIMENHGTVIGGSDISDAYQKFELVEVTAKSILYGSKLGKVKVLEDSQIDGQLKQYAKKLPDAAAGNPELSSISREKRTEILKIVKRACRQGLLLGAYGSISTRINEDEFLITPDAISKWDLTLEDMVQVSYGKKDPGKNPDHSVLLHQAIYKQHPDINAIIITQPTYLTSFAITGARFNVRTIPETWIYLQDVQTGGFGCQFDKENGLLSMISQDSPVVILKNECTIVTGNKLLQAFDYLEVAEFSAKSLILSASLGDMIPISDNEIEELGKVMSRWKNYEWKM, encoded by the coding sequence ATGACGAGCTTGCTAGATACAAAAACGATGCACCCCCGTGACCAGATCACTGTGGTTATGAGAAGAATTTATGACAGGGTACTTACTACTACTTCCGGAGGAAACCTATCGATAAGAGATGATGATGACAATGTATGGATTACACCAGCCGGCGTTGACAAAGGATTGCTCAAGCCTTCAGACATTGTATGCGTAAAAAAAGACGGAACGATTATCGGCGATCATAGCCCTTCATCAGAATATCCTTTCCACCTGGCAATTTATAATAGGCGGCCGGATATAAAAGCTGTTGTACACGCACATCCGCCGGGTATTGTAGCCTTCAGCATAGCCAGGCAGGTTCCCGATACAAGAGTATTGCCACAGGTGCGTTCTTTTTGCGGAGAAATTGGTTATGCACCCTATGCAATGCCGGGTACAGAAGCCTTGGGGCATAGCATTGCCAGCCAGTTCAACGAAGGCGTACATATTGTAATAATGGAAAATCACGGCACGGTGATAGGAGGCAGCGATATATCAGATGCATATCAAAAATTCGAACTTGTTGAGGTTACTGCCAAGTCTATTCTGTATGGGAGTAAATTAGGAAAGGTAAAAGTGTTGGAAGATAGCCAGATAGACGGTCAGCTAAAGCAGTATGCTAAAAAGCTTCCCGATGCAGCAGCCGGAAATCCGGAACTATCATCTATCAGCAGGGAGAAGCGAACAGAGATACTTAAAATAGTGAAAAGAGCCTGCAGGCAAGGGTTGTTGTTGGGCGCTTATGGATCCATATCAACCAGGATCAATGAAGATGAGTTTTTAATAACACCCGATGCGATTTCAAAATGGGATTTAACCCTTGAAGATATGGTTCAGGTAAGCTATGGAAAAAAAGACCCGGGGAAAAATCCTGATCATTCAGTGTTGCTGCATCAGGCCATTTATAAGCAACACCCGGATATTAACGCCATCATTATTACACAACCCACTTACCTCACATCTTTTGCCATCACCGGTGCCAGATTTAATGTAAGAACCATACCTGAAACCTGGATCTATCTCCAGGATGTGCAAACAGGTGGTTTTGGCTGCCAGTTTGATAAAGAAAACGGTTTGCTGTCCATGATATCACAGGATTCGCCGGTAGTTATCTTAAAGAATGAGTGCACAATAGTAACCGGCAATAAGCTATTACAGGCCTTCGACTATCTTGAGGTTGCGGAATTTAGTGCCAAGTCATTAATATTGTCCGCATCTTTGGGTGATATGATCCCTATCAGCGATAATGAAATAGAAGAGTTGGGAAAAGTAATGAGCCGGTGGAAAAACTATGAATGGAAAATGTAA
- a CDS encoding MGH1-like glycoside hydrolase domain-containing protein translates to MPLFLLALISLLLTTSVAAQKDSFSMNRDIPLLHFPGISQADFSDAFNVLNECVVKVPGYGFSYPFIAPGGHYGGCWWQLDASISLQATKWINQRFSENMLRGFIAVQQPDGRIPLYGHDKVPDYPTCSSLPKLFSAAYSVLQHSNDSTLLKAVYPMLHRYWKWWFSDARRDAATGLITGVFEESFPPIENRLKTTAQVDLNVELAGACQYMAQLASRLRLKDDEKLFINSRTQLVDAINHYMWNEQAGGYFSFDVIHKRRDSTLIVSAFDPLYMHIASADRATRMVSLLTNNHSFNWQTRPLTSVAKTASIYNETTGAYNGAPAWSGSIWSLRNYVTVQGLKDIGRYDLAAYLALKTVQLFNNNYHEFLKPSDGSGHGVKRYAWSAAQYIQLLVEDIFGIEYNRFTGQVRIVPNLSASLKNEKLALRNLKLPDDSRLDLEIEWKENVVSINYSIHGLTEIRDVVVGWPVLQNTRLRATDDAGNSRRTIRSSEGQTIIHSVSNKNKQADNIRFIVR, encoded by the coding sequence ATGCCCCTATTCCTCCTTGCTCTTATAAGCCTTTTACTAACAACTTCAGTCGCTGCCCAAAAGGACAGTTTCTCCATGAACAGGGATATACCTCTCCTTCATTTTCCGGGGATTAGCCAGGCCGATTTTAGCGATGCTTTTAATGTATTGAATGAATGTGTGGTTAAGGTGCCGGGCTATGGCTTCTCCTATCCTTTTATAGCGCCGGGAGGGCATTATGGCGGTTGCTGGTGGCAATTAGATGCATCTATAAGCCTGCAGGCGACCAAATGGATCAACCAACGATTTTCGGAGAACATGCTGCGCGGCTTTATTGCAGTACAGCAGCCGGATGGAAGAATACCATTGTATGGCCATGATAAAGTGCCTGACTACCCTACCTGCAGCTCATTGCCAAAATTGTTTTCCGCAGCTTACTCGGTATTACAGCACTCCAACGATAGCACATTGTTAAAAGCAGTGTATCCCATGCTTCATAGGTATTGGAAATGGTGGTTTTCTGATGCCCGCCGTGATGCTGCTACCGGCCTTATCACCGGTGTATTCGAAGAATCTTTTCCTCCTATCGAAAACCGGCTCAAAACTACGGCGCAGGTTGACCTGAATGTGGAACTGGCCGGAGCCTGCCAATACATGGCACAACTCGCTTCCCGATTGCGTTTGAAGGATGATGAAAAACTTTTTATAAATAGCCGGACGCAATTGGTTGACGCTATCAACCATTACATGTGGAATGAACAGGCGGGCGGATACTTTTCCTTCGACGTCATCCATAAACGTCGCGACAGCACACTTATTGTGTCGGCCTTTGATCCTCTTTATATGCATATAGCGTCTGCCGACCGGGCTACCCGGATGGTCAGTTTGCTCACCAACAACCATAGTTTCAACTGGCAAACAAGACCTTTAACCAGCGTTGCCAAAACAGCGTCCATTTACAATGAAACCACCGGTGCCTATAATGGGGCGCCGGCATGGTCTGGCAGCATCTGGAGTTTAAGGAATTATGTTACAGTTCAGGGACTAAAGGATATTGGCCGATATGATCTTGCTGCTTATCTCGCGCTTAAGACCGTACAATTATTCAACAACAACTATCATGAGTTCCTGAAGCCCTCTGATGGCAGCGGTCACGGTGTAAAGCGATATGCCTGGTCTGCAGCCCAGTATATCCAATTGCTGGTAGAGGATATTTTTGGAATTGAGTACAACCGGTTTACCGGTCAGGTACGAATTGTGCCCAACTTGTCGGCTTCCTTAAAAAATGAAAAGCTGGCACTCCGCAATCTTAAATTGCCCGATGACAGTCGCCTGGACCTTGAAATAGAATGGAAGGAAAATGTAGTCAGCATCAATTATTCGATTCATGGTCTTACTGAAATCCGGGATGTAGTTGTTGGCTGGCCTGTTTTACAAAATACCAGGCTACGGGCAACTGATGATGCCGGCAACAGCCGTCGCACCATCAGGAGCAGTGAAGGCCAAACGATAATTCATAGTGTATCTAATAAAAATAAACAAGCGGACAATATCCGGTTTATAGTACGTTAG